The genomic stretch CCGTTGCGGTTCTCGATCTCGCCCACCGCGCCGGCGATGTCGGCATCGGTCACCGGGATGCGCCGGCGGGCCACTTCCTGGGTACGCAGGCGTTCATCCACCAGCAGGCGCAGGATCTGGTCGTTGGCGCGGCCGGGCGTCTCCCCGGTCATGCCGGCGGTGAGGGCGAGCAGCCGGCGGCGGGAGGCGACCTCCTGTGCGGTGATCACGTCTCCGTTGACCACGGCGGCGACGCGGTTGGCCTGGGCGAGCGCGGGCGCGGCCGGCAGGGATAGGCCGATCGCCAGCACCGCGGCCAGAATGGCGCGGGCGTGGGGCCGGGCGGTGCGGGGCGTCGCGGCTGTCATGGCAGGGCCTTCATACGACCCGCGGCCAGCGCGGGGAAGCTTTGCGGCGCGCCGGGGCGGCGCGCGGCGTCATACCGACGGTGGCGATGCGTCACGCGTCGACGGGCGCAGCCGCCACGCCACGCCTGCGTGCGGATACGTCCGGCGAAGCCAACTGCAGTGTCAGATCGCCCGGAAGCCGACATCGCCGATGGTCTTGAGGCCGATCCGGAACAACAGCACCGTGTTTGCCGGATAGAGGTTGTTGGTCGACGGGTCCTCGGCGAAGCGCTTGAGGAAGCGGGCTTCGAACAGGAAGCACTCGTCCTCGTAGGCAACCGAGGCGGTGACCACGACCGGGCGATTGATCTCGATGTCGTAGCGGGCGAAGCCGCCGATCCGCCAGTTGCCCCATTGCTGGGTGGCCCCGAAGGCGACTTCGTTTCGATCTTGGAAGGGTGTCAGGTAGGGCACGGCGGGCGTGTACAGGTAGCCCGCAGTCAGCGTCGTGCGGCTGGGCAGGCTGATGTTGGTCGTGAGGTCGGTGGCGCGCAGGTCGCCGTTTTCCTGACCGAAGCGCCCGCGGCCGAGGAATTCGAGCCACGGCACCGGCATGACGCGCGCCCGCGCGACGTAGTCCGAGGCCCGGTTCTCGACGCCGCTGCCGGCGTAGAAGGGCCCGCCATCCTGCTGCGTGCGGTACGATGCGCCTGCCAAGCCCTCGACCAGCCCGCCATTGGGGAAATACCAGGCGGCGCGCAGCGCGTAGTCCACGCGGGTGCCGCCTTCCTGGCGGTCCCGGCCATAGAAGCGGTTCAGGTTGAACAGCGTGGCGTCGGTGAACTCGAAGTCGATGCTGTCCTCGTTCGGCACGCTGGACTGGCTGCCGGTGAGCGGCCCACCGACAAACTGCAGGATAGGTTCGATGACCTGGTGGCCATAGGCGCCGGCCGGACGCACGAAGGGCATCCGCCAGGCGATCGCGGCGCGGATATTGGCGCGGGCGGCGGTGCCGTTATTCGCCGTGGTCGAGTTGTTCGGCGCGAGAGCGAGGTCCGTGAAGGCGTAGGACGCGACATCAGTTTGCGCGCGGAAGGTCCAGACGCCGCCCAGACGGTCGGTCATCGGCAGGTCGTAGCCGAGCCGGAAGGCACCGCGCTGCGTATTCGTCCCGCCGGAGCGGAACACCGCGAAATTCCACGTGTCGAAGGTGAAGGTCCCGCCCAGCGCATCCACCGGTGCCCGCCAATCGAGGTAGATGTTCGGCCCGACGGTCGGGATCAGACTGGTGTTGTCGGACGGGCGCAGGCCCTGGAAGATGCGCGCATCGACGCGGGCATAGGCGTCGGTGCCCCAGAAGCCCTCGGTATAGACGCTGGAATCGAGCCGCCGTCGCGCGCCGTAGCGGTAGATGCGCAGGTAGTCCTCGCTGGACGCGCGGTTGAAGTCGAAGCCGGCGCGCCAGTTCTCATCGAGCGAGAAGCGCCCGCGCGAGAAAATGTGCCCTGCCACGCCCTCGGGCGTTTCCTCGTCGCCATTCAGGTAGCCGAGCGAGCCTTCGGCCTCGATCTCGCCGAAGTTGAATCGGCGACGGTATTCGAGGCCGAGGTTGGGCACCTGGCGGGTCGCGAATTGCGGACGCAGCACCAGTTCCTGGCTCGGGTCGATCGCCCAGTAGTAGGGCGTCTCGACGAAGCCGCCGAGGAAGTTCGTGATGCCAAAGGTGGGGCTGAGGAAGCCCGATTGCCGCGGCGCATCGCCCGCCGGGTGCTGCAGGTAGGGCGTCCAGAAGGTCGGGATGCCGGCGAATTCCACCACCGCATCGCGGTAGCGCGCCTGGCGCCCGGTCTGGTCGAGCGTGGCGGAGCGCGCGCGCAACTGCCACAGCGGCGGCGCGAGCGGGTCATCCTCGCACGCATTGCACGACGAATAGACCACGCGCGAGAGGTCGAAGACCGACCCGCCGGTGCGCCGCGCGCTGTTCGCCGCCACGCGCCCGTTCTGCGCGAGCAGCCCGCGCAGGCCTTCGATCACGCCGTCGCGGAACTGGTTCTCGAGCACGACCGAGTCGGCGAAGATCACCTGGCCGTCGGCTTCGATCAGCTGGACATTGCCGCGCGCGGTGGCGACGCCGGTGTTGCGGTCGTAGGTGAATTCATCGGCGCGCACCACACGGTTGCCCTGCCAGGCCTCGACCCGGCCACGGGCTGTGACCAGGGCGCGGTTCTGGTCGTATTCGACTTCTTCGGCGGTGAAGGTGACGGGCGC from Roseomonas fluvialis encodes the following:
- a CDS encoding LPS-assembly protein LptD — protein: MRLAGTRRAALLASLVALAAAPAVAQQGALPPIVAPRDIAPVRPDQPAAAPAAPAAAPAQDAPVTFTAEEVEYDQNRALVTARGRVEAWQGNRVVRADEFTYDRNTGVATARGNVQLIEADGQVIFADSVVLENQFRDGVIEGLRGLLAQNGRVAANSARRTGGSVFDLSRVVYSSCNACEDDPLAPPLWQLRARSATLDQTGRQARYRDAVVEFAGIPTFWTPYLQHPAGDAPRQSGFLSPTFGITNFLGGFVETPYYWAIDPSQELVLRPQFATRQVPNLGLEYRRRFNFGEIEAEGSLGYLNGDEETPEGVAGHIFSRGRFSLDENWRAGFDFNRASSEDYLRIYRYGARRRLDSSVYTEGFWGTDAYARVDARIFQGLRPSDNTSLIPTVGPNIYLDWRAPVDALGGTFTFDTWNFAVFRSGGTNTQRGAFRLGYDLPMTDRLGGVWTFRAQTDVASYAFTDLALAPNNSTTANNGTAARANIRAAIAWRMPFVRPAGAYGHQVIEPILQFVGGPLTGSQSSVPNEDSIDFEFTDATLFNLNRFYGRDRQEGGTRVDYALRAAWYFPNGGLVEGLAGASYRTQQDGGPFYAGSGVENRASDYVARARVMPVPWLEFLGRGRFGQENGDLRATDLTTNISLPSRTTLTAGYLYTPAVPYLTPFQDRNEVAFGATQQWGNWRIGGFARYDIEINRPVVVTASVAYEDECFLFEARFLKRFAEDPSTNNLYPANTVLLFRIGLKTIGDVGFRAI